CATCCAATGATAGATAACAGGGTGAAATCAAAAGCAAAAGTATAAAACACATATGTTATAAACACCTCTTTAAGAGAAAAACATTTGATTATCATGCGATTTACAGTAACGCTTTTACACAGAATATTATTTAGcccataataatattaaaatatcaaaaatcgTCCAAGTGTAAACAATATTGTTTACAATATTGTTCAGAGGCATAAAGAAATCTAACATTAGAATTCCAAATGGTACAAGTACACACCGGCTCACAACCGCTTAAACCTGAACccaaatatcatattcatgcatcattaattaaaggcttaaatatcattttcatcCCAGTAATTTGGGcccgttttgattttcgtccctgtaaaaaaaaaaaagtttgaaaaacatccttataaaaaaaaaatttgtttgaaaaaggtccctggtcCCACATTTTTGATTATGTGGCATGGGTTTTGCCACATGGCAGCcacgtaattaaaaaattaaaattacttttaaattttgaaaattattttttttaattaaaaaaatatgaaaataaattcaaaaatcatttaaaaaaatcgaaaaaaactgttaaaattaaattttcgaccattaattttttttaatttgaaaattatatatttttttcatattttaaaaaataaaataaaaaaatcatttcattatttttttcagaaatttcagattttataatttttaaaaaaactatatttttttgaaaattatatgataaaaataatttcagaaaataattttaatttttttatatttttaaattttaaaaacaatttttagaatttaaaaattatttttaaaaatttaatattatgtggcatgccacatcagcgccacgtggcaaaagttgcacagtcagcaactgccacgtggcaaaaaccATGCCACATCATCAAAAATGTGGGGCCAGAggcctttttcaaacaaatttttttttactgggatgtaattcaaagtttttttttacatggacGAGTATATGTGTACTATATGCAGATTGATAATTTTTCTGTGTTACACCATCATTTGTTCCATATGTATTGAATATATATGGCAGGTAAAGTCAATTCTCATAGGCTAACAAGAAACGGTTACTGAAGTAAGCACTAGCCTTTGACCAGCCATAATAATAGGACCATGTgatcaaaatgaataaaatgaatatCTCTTAATAATGATGAGTCATGGAGATATTTAATGGGATATTGGAACCAGTTAATATATAGaaataaagtaataattttaattgaaaaatgttaTGTAAAGCGAATTAAACTTCCCGAATTTATCcccatttatatatatgtttgtacCGCATGACACCATTGCCACCTGAATTCCACTAATTTAGCCTTTTATTTAGTTTGATCATTATAACTAGGAATCACTCTTCGTGAGTGCCTCGTGAGAATTTTATTCGCGATGAATAGCATCGCTAATTctaatttaaattgttttatagTAATaagaaaacttttgaaatatttaataactcaaaaatacaacaaattgtTGCCCTCTATCAATCAAATAACCTAAAAACATTACTGATAGATATTTGGCAAGTGAACCAAATTCAattgaagtaataaaaaattcgtTTCCACGAGGACTGTATTAACTTCTACTTAGCAATTTCATTATCAAAAAGGGGTGGGGTTTAGTATGGGAAAGGAAAGTTGTTTCCCAACATAGGAAAGTAAATTTTAGACCACTAGATCAATTAGAGAACACAATTTTATCATGGACTTtcaacacttaatttttttttttacaacctaaaaataaaactttttttttgttgaaaaaggggaaaaaatggAGGAAACTGCGATTAACATCAACTAAATTTTTCtacatcatcaacaatataaaaacAAGAACAACATTCATCATCATATGAAGCCTATTACTCAATGTCCTTCCATCCCTACTAGCCCACCACCAGCAACAAGCTTACAAAATTTCCTTAAACTAAAAAACGTGACTcacccaccaccaccatcactaTCAATTCTTAATCTTCAATCATCTTGGAACATATGAGATATTTTGTAGTCATGGGTTTGAAaggatttttaagaaaattcttTATGTGATGATGAATGTTGTTGTTTCCCACAATAGGCAATGAGAAAGGCTTTGGTTACCTAAACTGAATCTGTTGCCAATTCCATCTGGGCACTGCCCCTCCCATTGCCGTacataaatatagaaaaatccACAACCTTCAAGATctgattttgtttatttgagttgtttgattttaatttgatttatggGTTATAGGTGATGAAGATTTTGAAGAGTTTTTAATTTCTGTAATTGAATTGTTGAGTTTTAATTCTGAGTTGAAGATTGAATGTGACATGGCATTGAGGAGAGATAGTAGAGGAAGATGATGGAAAAATAATCTAACGTTGACAGTGCATGATAAGATGGTGTTCTTTACTTGATCTGATGGTTAAAATTagctttcccatggtgggaaacaacttccctttcccatgctaaactccACGTCAAAAAGGATgtgtaaaatttatattagtGCCCTAGACAGTTGAGTTGATTTTgtaacataaacaaaattaaaaatagtaaaagatTGGTTTTAGAAAATCTGAGAGAAGAATGGTTAAGTCTTTCGAATCCTCCGACGCTCTCCTATGATAATTTGCACTCctaattcaatcaatgattattTAGTTTCACGACAGATTAACTTAGTAATTCTACCCAATCTCTTGACCTAGAATTCTCCCCGCAAGTGACAACCCCTTAATCTCTTAAGTGAATTCGAAACCGTTGGAGGTATTAAAAGAACGTTAATCCCTATGtcataacctaataatgatGATCTATCTCTAGCTTGATTACTTAGGTTAAACCTATTACCTAGTTCAGAGTTAAAAGCCAGGGTTAGTGGTCATTCAATTTCTATGATCAATATGCATATTCataaagctagggttaatagtcaatGATAAACATACATAAAGCATTAAACACAAGGTAATATGAATAAAGACTAAACTTTCATTGATGTTCAAAGGAGTTCAACAAATTAGGGTTCCGTAGGATTACATCAGATTTATCTCAGGAATTAACCACAAAATTAGTTACTCATAGCTAAAGTATAAGCTAACTAACATAAGAAAAAGGATTCATACATGTAAAGGATGATTGACTCTTAGTTTTGATGGTTTCCCACCAGATCTCCAAGTCTCTGCTCCAAAATATGCCTTTAGGTCTCCAAATTCGTCAACCCCTAATCTGAAAACGCctctttatatttataagcaagtcaaaatcggccaccgtgcaccaaaatcggtggccgatttcaACAGAACGCGTGCCCAAAAAGTACCAAATCGATGGCCGATTTTTCttaatcggtggccgatttttcaCAAGGCCAAAGCTCAAAATTGTAgcaaaaatcggtggccgatttccAATCTtgaaaacttcaatttcttcttcttttgtagCTTGCAACTCCATGAATTACAATAAATAACCCCtaaaattacatgaaaaatgtCTACTAAAAGAGTAATGACAGAATGTCATCAATTACTACATCCATTCAcagaatattgtttttttttttcaagaaatattCACAGAATATTGTTACATTGAAGCGACGGAGTGGAGTGGCAGCCTGCCATGGAATCAACGTCAGCCAGCGGCGGCGAGGGTTCCCCCACACGGGTTTATAGGTCTTGCTCTGTCTTAAAATTTTCACACTTATTATTGCGGTagttacttttttgttttgctcatttcttccttcttcttttcttcatattttttatttgtatatttgttaatttgttagtGAATGTTGCTTTTAGAAGCAAACGTTATCGATTATTCATATTCCGCATGTCTTTGAACAGAGGCTTTCtgattgttgttctgaatttTGAATTGGTCGATAATAACATGTTTTTGTGGATGTTAGGTTTTATcaatttgttgagatattttgcTTGTTAGGGAACACCTCTTCACTATTATTAATGATCCTTTAACGTATACTCTTCATtgtatatcatatttttttcttctagttttTTAGGATCACTTTTAGTTTCACAAGTGCAATTTCCTAACAGGTTTTAGACTTCCATCAATCAAAGGTAATTCTTCTGATGTATGAGATACTAACTTGCAATATTTGGTTGTCGTGTCGATTTGCTTCGATGCATCCTTTACTATTGTATCCTTATATTTCATTATAGGCTAAACATAGGCGGAATTAATGTCAAATTCAAATCCATGTTGTCTTAATTATTTTGATCAGTTTGTTGTATTACATCAAGTTCTGGTGCCTTAAACACTATGGTCATAACATGGTTGATTACGTTTTGTCTTCTTCAAACATCATGGCTAAAGTTCTCACAATATCCTTATATACTTGAGTTCATTGCTTGTATATATCCAAGTTGGCAAACAGAGACTAAGTCATCATCatatttactaaaaataatacaaacaaAATTTACAAAAGGTTTTGCCATCGATGTGTCCAAGAAATGAAGCAATCTCAATAATCTGCAAAGGATTCTCAGTCGTACCAAAACCAATGGCTCGAAAAACGATGCGGCGATTATAAAAGAATGAGAATTCCAAAAAACAAAGACATGAGCTATCAGCGAGTTTTACTTCAAAATAAGATTCTCTAATTGATATGTTTGAAAATAACCGGTTATCGTTAAAATTACAACGAAAAATCAACCAACCTTTACATTCCCAGCCTTTTTCACAATACTTCTTTTCGTGTTTGATGCATCACATTTCACGGTGCTTGTTACGATGCAAACACCATGAAATGCGATGAATCAAAGATGGCATTACAAGCATCAAGAATGTCTCTTCACCGACATAACAAGTATTGTAAAATGCAATGAATCAAACACAAAGAAAGTAGTGAAGTGAAGTACATACACAAAAAGAAGTATTGTTAGAAAGGTTGGtcgatttattatttaaatttaacgATAACTGATTATTTTCAAACCTATCAATTCGAGAATTTGTTTTCAAAGCAAAACTCGTTGATAGCTCATGTTGGTTTTTTGGATTATCATTCTATTATAACCACCACATCACTTTTTGATCCATTGGGTTTTGGTACTACTGGGAATAATAGTTTACAGATGACGGAGATCGCTGCATTTCATGGGCACATCAGTAGCAAAACCTCTTCTAAGTTTTTTTCGTGGCTTATTTGTTAGTAAATACGATGATCTCTTACCCTATGTTTGCCAACTTGGAGACAAACAATAGACTCATATAAGCTTTTATTCGGACATAGTGAGGGTTTTAGCCATGATGGGTCAAGAAACTTTGAAGGaagataaaaattatttttgttctttacCGATCATAGCTAAAGCCCTCAATATGTCAGAATAAAAACTTACTCGAGGTCGTTCTTTGTCTCCAAGTTGTCAATAAATATTCAACAATGCCATAGTTGTTTAAGAGACGAGAgcttgattttcttttcttaaactCATGGGTACCAAAGAAAGAACTTACAAACATGATACGATAGGAATGCCCTTAGTTGTACGGGATTAGTACTTGTGGAGTATGTTTTGGTTGGATCTTGTATGCtgcaaaatatttgtttttgtctatgGCCTTGGCCAACGAAATAAAAATGCAACCCCCTTTTTTCTCGCGTTTTCTGTATAATACAACAAACTGATCAAATTAATTAAGAGAAGAGAATAACCGCTAATTTTTGTGGCTTTGTGTATGTGAGTTTACGATGACTTTGCTATTTCTTCTatgtactaaaaaaaaaaaagaatatatgcTCTACTGTTTTGTTTCTTGATTTCTTGTTGCATCAGGTAAGcaattattttcataaagtaATCAATATACAAGTAGAGCTTCATTTTCTATACTTATTCTTGCATGATTGTTTTGGGTGAATTAGTGTTTATGACAAGCTTCCAAATGTAGTAAATTTCACAGCTAATCATAATTCTCCCTCAATTTTATCTCAATTGTTTGGTAATTTGTCATTTAGACTgtatattcaattcaattttggCTGAATTAGTGTTTATGACAAGCTTCCACATGATTTAGTATTGTGTTGAGATTTTGCTCAAAATGAATCGGGATGAGATAAGAAGCATATGTGTAAATAATGAAGCACcgatacggacacggacacgaCATAGACATTGACATGCCGAcactgctaataatttgagaaaatcacataattcgaTTGTAATTAATGTGTCCGTGTGTCGTGTCGGTGTCAGACAGAACACGTGTCCGTACTTCGTAGACATCTATTCTTGTTTCACGCCACATCTGTGAAGCctcgatacttcaaaatggatgacgtatcgtatcccctgcgtatcctACACCGATACCTGcctgatacttcccgatacgtatcagaagagtatccgaagattaaattttatttttttaaaaaataattatccgatacttcccgatacgtatcaggagagtatccgaTAATTATCCTGCACCAATACCTGCCTCAATACTTCCCAATTAATGTTAgttaaaataacttaactcttgagtatagtgcttcttttttggatcgatatagtatagcactaacaatgttcattttggatatagtataacacctatggtgctctttttgggatatattgtgtatgtaattgactaatcatcactctcttaatcgtcactattatttatatttatgttgatgtgctacgagcctatgactggtttattttgtttgttaatatatttgtatattaaaaaaatggttataattattatattgtacattaaattttataattttttattgacgtatcccagccgtatcgtatattaatttttgaaattttctcgtatcgacgtatcggtgcagtattATATATGTATCGTATCTTGTATCCGGGCTTCATAGCGTCTAATTAAAACATGACTAAAATAGTCTGATGAAGTATTAGAGTATAGCTTATACGAAtaggttatgttttttttttttttggtacaacgaATAGGTTATGTTATTCTAGATTACTTGGTCACTTTTGTACGCACATTTTGTTACTCATTTAGGTATTATTTCAGTTACAGGTCAGTTTGGGCAGTTTGTCATGCACTGCTTCCATGGCATCTTAAACTCTTTATGAAATAAACTTTCTATTAAAATTTAATCTGCTgttaaatttgtaattttatagttttttgcATCTTTTTTGCAGGATAAGTTGTAATGTTCAATAAGATTGTATTTGATGCAATAATAATTGAGATTTATGTATATCTTCGAAGgttataaaatcaataaattagtGATTTTAATACTAACCAGATATTACTATATTTGTACAtctttaataattgaaatttaattatgtttaaattatataattctatttttattttgaaaaaattataattgaaaacATCAAAACTGAAGATATTAAATTATAAGTTAATCAAATAGTTAAAAGAAgattaaaatgaattaaaatataaatatctccAAATGAAgattttgggattttttttttcatacggACTTACTAGTAAAACCAAATTTATTGACTACTGGGAGTTGCGACTAGGGGTGTGTGTGGTTCAGAAACAATCGATTAGGccaacaaatcaaactaaattgaaaattattcgATCTTTTTTGATTtggttaaataaataaaaaattattcgatcatattttatttggttaagAAATCAAATGGAAGGAAACTAAACTGGACTGATTCAGTTTTTGGTTTTCggttttcaatttaaaaatgataatttctttttccaGCCTTTTCTCTTCTCATTcatggattataaaatccgaaaaatGGAAGGTTGTCAGGGTGTTTTGACGTGTTTTAGAAGGCGTTTAACGAtctcatattataaaatttgaaaccTATAAAACACATGAGAAAATAGAAGGGTGGAAAAAGAAACAATCTTCATAAAGTTTACTAGCCCACTTTGACTTTGCCCAAATCCAACATTTTATCAACACGCTCACaccaaaataacaaacaaacaacattTGTACAAGTTCATCAAGTTTACTAAGATTATGTTTTTCACATTTTCCAAGTTTATTAAGTTaacttgtttgtttttaatatttttttatgcttttgtCAAGTAAATATATGTTTATACAATTTTCGTAATTCTATGtaagtaaaaaatttaaaggatttCTGCTATAGTAATTATGAATTGGTCTATAGTAATTATGAATTGGTTCAATCCTTAATTAATAATATGTTGGTAAGATTGAgcaaacattattttttttaattgcatttttaggtGAATTGATCAATGAAATTGAACCAAACCGAATTTATCAGTTTATTTTGGTTCGATTTCACTTATGAAAAATGCCGAAAATCAATGTAGATTTGATcgtttgaatttttctttagaATCGAGCGAAACCAAACCATTTCACCCATCCGTGCGGCATTTGCCTGCAAAATTTCACAGAAATATTACTTGTACCGTTTGATGGCGAATATCCTGAGAAACTTACTTGAGGATTTCAAAATCCGCTAAATATAATTATCTACGAAAGGAAATGAGTTTCTTGCATAATTTTTACCCAAATAcgcatggttttttttttttttttggtcaagccAAATACGCATGTTATTGCACATGAAATTAACTAACTCCCAAAAGATGTTGCTACGATAGTTTTGGGATTGTATGAATGAGAAGTAGAGACCTTGGTATCATAACACAATCTCAAAAGATAAGTAAGATagaaaagagaagaggagatttcaataaaaataaggaaGAATGCAATGCTATTTATAGCCACAAAAACATTTATAGCtatcaaagaaaacattttaaatGACTAAAAATACATTAACACGCACATTGCTTGTAATACTACCAGGGCCGTTCCTATGAATCCGGAGGCTCGGTTCTGTAAGTGAAAAGAGAcccgtaataaaataaaaacgtatttttttttaaagaataatgttctatttaaaatttttaaaagataaatacaaagtGTCGTATATATGCGATACACTCAAAGGTGAAAATCACTACCGCATACATGAGGATCCaattctaataggcctaaaacTAAACAACAGAAGAGgaaaatgaaatcaaatcaggaaagaagaaaaggaaagttcGATGCAGTGATGGTGATGGAACGCGTGGTatcagagagaaagagaatatgaatttttttttaatgatgtagtacttataatttttttgaggcCCATTCCTTGGGGAAGCCCGGTTCCTTTGAGCTCCTTACACATCCCAAGGTCCGGCCCTGAATACCACCTTTCATATTTTGGATTGGTTCACATTATATAATTTAGgtttaatagtgcttttcaccctgtaatataggtcattttcgattttcgcccctataaaattttcggtttgaattgcatcctcgtaaaactttttttttcctagaAAACAACCCtcccccatccaactcagcaaattcgcttacgtggcgctgatttggttttttttttttaattggccacgtgtaaaaaatatatccacatcagattttatttttaaaatatttgaaaataaattttaaaaaataaaaaaatccaaaaaatattcagtttgtttccaaaaattaaaaaaatcaaaaatttatttttaaaaaattcaaaaaaatattaagatttttttcgaaacataaaaaaacaaaaaaatagtcatatttgtttccaaaaaattttaaaatcgaaaaaaaaattagatttttctttcaacaaaaattagaaaaaatcagaaaatgtaatcagattttttttgaaattaaaaatattttaaaaaattctggaatttaattttcaaaattacaaaagaggtcagattttttttttttgaaaataaaaaatctgaatttttttaaaaaacctgtatacaaatatagaaaaaaatcagattttttattcaaaaattttatcccacaattttaataaaatattgggaaaaaaatcatttcattccaCAAATATAAGATTTATAATTTCTACCTCCTCTAAGGAAAAGCTTAATTCTAGGAAAAATGGAATTTCCacgacttttttaaaaattaaatttttttccagaattttttaaaatctttttaatcgaaaaaaatcttaatagtttttttttctaatttttaaaatttttgaaaaaaaaaatctagtttttttatatttcggaaaaaatattaatattttttctgaattttttaaatttttggaaaaaaacagaatatttttatgatttttttttattttttaaaatttattttcaaatgttttaaaagtaaaatctgatatggaaatatttttttacacgtggccaattaaaaataataaaaaatgaaaaaaatgccAAATCAGCGTCACGTAAGCaaatttgctgagttggatgggggaggggtgttttctgaaaaaaaaaaaaaagttttgcaagaatgcaaatcaaaccgaaaatggcctatattacaggggtgaaaagcatTATTAACCCTATAATTTAAAATCATTCCTTCCTGAGTTATGATACATAGACAtccttaggtggcaatacaccctttaaCACCTACaaaaaaatctgacacgtgGCCACATGGATcccgcacaagcacactttctcttttctcttctcttctctcttcctaatgtaTGGGGTGTACTAGGGTGTATGAGAATAAATGATGTCTATATAACATTTTCCTTCCTAAATTGGTTTGGATTTCATACTATATAATTTGAACCGGTCGAATACTCTAGATATTTTAATCAATAGAACCGTTGTTAGATGAActcaatcaatcaattaattttGAGATGGAATTAGTGGAACTACTCTTGAAGTTTAGTTAGAAACACACTAGCTACCAAATTTGAAAGCAGGATCCAGCAAATATTTCTTAAGGAATAAAAGTAAGTGAGTGGCAAACCTTCCACAAACGGAACTCAACTTTGTCCTTTTGTCCCATACCTTTGCTGTCCCATACCTTTGCTGTTATTGTCCCTTTCCTTAGCTGGCCATACCCTGTCCCCGCGTATCCTATAATGACCACACTACactaaaaaaactaatcaatttGGTCAAACTTTGGCACCTAGCATCACACACCAAACCCATGAATTTGGTTATTGTAGGGGAGCCATAAATCATTAATTGTAATAACATAATACAAACGCGAAATATAGCTGGCACCTCTCCCATAATTTGACTTCATCAATACTCACTCACTCCACCTCTTGTGACCTCTCTTTCTATACACCTTCCTTTCCACAACTATATAAACCCAAAACCTATCTTACCTATGCATCAAACATTTCCCACAACATCTATAATTTCTACTTCATTGTTCTTTCTCACTCAAAACAAAACCCAAATGGCATCATTTAACAAGAGTGCAATCTTCATTCTTTTTCTCACAATTTCACTACTTCAATTGAGTTCAGCTAGGAAACTCACTGAATCAGACCAACAACTTAAATTTCAATACCACAAAGGCCCTCTTCTAACCGGTAAAATTTCAGTAAACCTCATTTGGTATGGAAAATTCAAACCATCTCAACGAGCGATTATAACTGATTTCATAACCTCGTTATCTTCTCCCATAAAACCAACCACCGCATCACAACCATCAGTTGCCACGTGGTGGAAATCAACTGAAAAATATTACCAACTCACTAACAACAAGAAATCAGTTAACCTAGCTCTCTCACTAGGTTCTCAAATTCTTGACGAGAAATACTCTTTAGGAAAATCTCTCACAACTAACCAAATCCTTAATCTCGCATCAAAAGGACAACAACAAAACGCCATCAACGTTGTCCTAACAGCTGCTGA
Above is a genomic segment from Medicago truncatula cultivar Jemalong A17 chromosome 5, MtrunA17r5.0-ANR, whole genome shotgun sequence containing:
- the LOC25495036 gene encoding protein PHOSPHATE-INDUCED 1 — translated: MHQTFPTTSIISTSLFFLTQNKTQMASFNKSAIFILFLTISLLQLSSARKLTESDQQLKFQYHKGPLLTGKISVNLIWYGKFKPSQRAIITDFITSLSSPIKPTTASQPSVATWWKSTEKYYQLTNNKKSVNLALSLGSQILDEKYSLGKSLTTNQILNLASKGQQQNAINVVLTAADVLVDGFCSSRCGTHGSSYGARVNGKRNKFAYIWVGNSETQCAGQCAWPFHQPIYGPQSAPLVAPNNDVGLDGMVINVASLLAGTVTNPFGNGYFQGPKEAPLEAASACTGVYAKGAYPGYAGDLLLDKTSGASYNANGDNGRKYLLPAIVDPKTSACSTLV